In a single window of the Halobaculum lipolyticum genome:
- a CDS encoding GDP-mannose mannosyl hydrolase produces MTDEPPEVDRLPDDVWETVVSNAPIPSVDLVVRSGDGVVLARRTNEPAKGEWFVPGGRIRKGETLREAVHRVARIELGVDVTVERELGAYDHLYEASDVADSGGKHYVAHGYVVTPDAAEFELDAQHDDVRVFAPEDLPSLHEYVEAYLVDAGILRPE; encoded by the coding sequence ATGACTGACGAGCCACCGGAGGTGGACCGTCTGCCGGACGACGTCTGGGAGACGGTCGTGAGCAATGCGCCGATCCCCTCGGTCGATCTGGTCGTCCGATCGGGCGACGGCGTGGTGCTCGCCCGCCGGACGAACGAACCGGCGAAAGGCGAGTGGTTCGTCCCCGGCGGCCGGATCCGGAAGGGGGAGACGCTGCGGGAGGCCGTCCACCGAGTCGCCCGGATCGAACTCGGCGTCGACGTGACGGTCGAGCGCGAACTGGGCGCGTACGACCACTTGTACGAGGCGTCTGACGTGGCCGACTCCGGCGGGAAGCACTACGTGGCGCACGGGTACGTCGTGACGCCTGACGCGGCGGAGTTCGAACTCGACGCACAACACGACGACGTACGGGTGTTCGCGCCCGAGGACCTGCCGTCGCTCCACGAGTACGTCGAGGCGTACCTCGTGGACGCCGGGATCCTTCGACCGGAGTGA
- a CDS encoding GDP-L-fucose synthase family protein produces MTDWHRSTADYWDGKSVMVTGGAGFLGSHLVDELERRGDDVDVFVPRSDEYDLRERAGIRSALHAADPDVVLHLAATVGGIGANRENPGRYFYENAVMGIELMEQARTYGVEKFTVLGTICSYPKHTPVPFSEEDLYEGYPEETNAPYGIAKKALLTQSRAYRAQYDFDSIYLMPVNLYGPRDDFDLETSHVIPAIVRKCIEARDRGDDAITAWGTGEPTREFLYVEDAADGILTATERYDSSDPVNLGSGTEISIRELIETIADRTGFDGAVEWDTSKPDGQPRRKLDTTRARDRFDWTATTAFEDGLERTIEWYEANRESIDDD; encoded by the coding sequence ATGACCGACTGGCACCGATCCACCGCCGACTACTGGGACGGCAAGTCGGTGATGGTGACGGGGGGAGCCGGGTTCCTCGGCAGCCACCTCGTCGACGAACTGGAGCGCCGCGGCGACGATGTCGACGTGTTCGTGCCCCGGAGCGACGAGTACGACCTGCGCGAGCGCGCCGGGATCCGGAGCGCGCTCCACGCGGCCGACCCCGACGTGGTGCTCCACCTCGCGGCGACCGTCGGCGGCATCGGCGCCAACCGGGAGAACCCGGGGCGCTACTTCTACGAGAACGCCGTGATGGGGATCGAACTGATGGAACAGGCCCGCACGTACGGCGTGGAGAAGTTCACCGTGCTCGGGACCATCTGCTCGTACCCGAAGCACACCCCCGTCCCGTTCAGCGAGGAGGACCTGTACGAGGGGTACCCGGAGGAGACGAACGCCCCGTACGGTATCGCGAAGAAGGCGCTGCTCACCCAGTCGCGCGCCTACCGCGCACAGTACGACTTCGACAGCATCTACCTGATGCCGGTGAACCTGTACGGGCCGCGCGACGACTTCGATCTGGAGACCTCCCACGTCATCCCGGCGATCGTTCGCAAGTGTATCGAGGCGCGCGACCGCGGCGACGACGCGATCACCGCGTGGGGGACCGGGGAGCCGACCCGCGAGTTCCTCTACGTGGAGGACGCGGCCGACGGGATCCTCACCGCGACCGAGCGCTACGACAGCTCCGACCCCGTGAACCTCGGGAGCGGCACCGAGATCAGTATCCGGGAGTTGATCGAGACGATCGCCGACCGGACGGGGTTCGACGGGGCCGTCGAGTGGGACACCTCGAAGCCGGACGGCCAGCCCCGTCGCAAACTCGACACCACGCGCGCACGCGACCGGTTCGACTGGACCGCCACGACCGCCTTCGAAGACGGGCTGGAGCGGACCATCGAGTGGTACGAGGCGAACCGGGAGTCGATCGACGATGACTGA
- a CDS encoding GDP-mannose 4,6-dehydratase yields MNIDSRLADRPVFVTGADGFVGSHLTERLLEAGADVHVFVRATSSGELKNIRHRAGDLTVHRGDLRDQHSVRQALSALEGTDDAIVFHLAAQAHVGESWDRPYETVDTNVVGTLNLLQSIVDLDLDIAKFDTAGTSEEYGNVNAEMVDNHEFEEDGRVILSERSPVNPTSVYATSKLAADFLTMNYHDAYDVPTVTTRMFNNYGPRQNPRYITGTIITQALERDIVELGNLQPKRDMCFVEDGVRGHLHVALEGTPGEQYVYGYGENISMRDWTNLILDVGAEEGYWERPEIVQADDRYRPGDSDVEELLVGYEKLNRETGWEPQVDWREGVRRSIDWYANNKDAWYGRVDWR; encoded by the coding sequence GTGAACATCGACTCACGACTCGCCGACCGCCCGGTGTTCGTCACCGGCGCGGACGGCTTCGTCGGATCGCACCTCACCGAGCGGCTCCTCGAAGCGGGAGCGGACGTCCACGTCTTCGTCAGAGCGACCTCCAGCGGCGAACTGAAGAACATCCGCCACCGCGCGGGCGACCTCACTGTCCACCGCGGCGACCTCCGCGACCAACACTCCGTCCGGCAGGCGCTGTCGGCGCTGGAAGGCACCGACGACGCGATCGTGTTCCACCTCGCCGCACAGGCGCACGTCGGCGAGTCGTGGGACCGCCCGTACGAGACCGTCGACACGAACGTCGTCGGGACGCTCAACCTCCTGCAGTCCATCGTCGATCTCGACCTCGACATCGCGAAGTTCGACACCGCCGGCACCTCCGAGGAGTACGGCAACGTCAACGCCGAGATGGTCGACAACCACGAGTTCGAGGAGGACGGCCGCGTCATCCTCTCGGAGCGCTCGCCGGTGAACCCGACGAGCGTGTACGCGACCTCGAAGCTCGCGGCCGACTTCCTCACGATGAACTACCACGACGCGTACGACGTGCCGACCGTCACGACGCGGATGTTCAACAACTACGGGCCGCGCCAGAACCCGCGCTACATCACGGGGACGATAATCACGCAGGCGCTCGAACGCGACATCGTCGAGTTGGGGAACCTCCAACCGAAGCGCGACATGTGCTTCGTCGAGGACGGCGTCCGCGGCCACCTCCACGTCGCGCTGGAGGGGACGCCGGGCGAGCAGTACGTGTACGGGTACGGCGAGAACATCTCGATGCGCGACTGGACGAACCTCATCCTCGACGTCGGCGCAGAGGAGGGGTACTGGGAACGCCCGGAGATCGTCCAGGCCGACGACCGCTACCGCCCCGGCGACAGCGACGTGGAGGAACTGCTGGTCGGCTACGAGAAGCTCAACCGCGAGACCGGCTGGGAGCCGCAGGTCGACTGGCGCGAGGGCGTCCGTCGCAGCATCGACTGGTACGCGAACAACAAGGACGCGTGGTACGGGCGGGTCGACTGGCGATGA
- a CDS encoding flippase: MSENESSALLKIFTGGSIMLVGLGFELVASFGAKLLIARFLGPLNYGGVIIGLTVMSLTCSVIGLGLNQGIGRYLPRFDGIQQRRGVLVSGFRLGLTSAVVAGAIMYLSAPAIANLIFDDPSLEPILRLFALGVPCWILVQLAVGTVQGMEQSFPRVYIENFTLPLVRFGGFAVVVVFGLGAVGAAGAYLVSYVAAGAVSIWYIAKRTPLFSFGTEYVPKGRTLLRFSIPVALSSVVSLVYHDIDTVLLGYYMSANEVGIYNVVYPLGQLLLIGLQAIGFVFMPVLSRLHSAGAQRDMEQLYQTIVKWIFTGTLPLFLVIALFPEMTLLITFGEEYLPGAASLSVLSVGFLVHATAGPTSNILTSTGETRLLLYNSIATAVLNLLLNVLLIPQYSYLGAAIATVCSYLLLNLLNSIQVYRTSNIHPISYEFVVPSAIGTVIAGVIYVVTSSLSNVTVPVLVAAFIVFIALYAVAVVRFGIRENEIELVLHLEETHDLDLGPFKKIANAVMKT; this comes from the coding sequence ATGAGCGAAAACGAGAGTTCGGCGTTGCTGAAGATCTTTACTGGAGGCTCGATAATGCTGGTCGGGCTCGGGTTCGAACTCGTTGCGTCGTTCGGTGCAAAACTCCTGATAGCGAGGTTCCTTGGCCCGCTGAACTATGGTGGGGTGATCATTGGACTGACCGTGATGTCACTGACTTGCTCGGTCATTGGGCTTGGGCTCAACCAGGGAATCGGTCGATACTTGCCCCGATTCGACGGGATACAACAACGCCGTGGCGTCTTGGTCTCTGGTTTTCGGCTGGGACTCACGTCCGCTGTTGTAGCGGGAGCGATAATGTATCTTTCAGCTCCTGCGATCGCGAACCTGATCTTCGACGATCCATCGTTGGAACCGATTCTCCGGTTGTTCGCGCTCGGAGTTCCGTGTTGGATATTGGTCCAACTGGCTGTTGGGACTGTACAAGGGATGGAGCAATCGTTCCCTCGTGTGTACATAGAGAATTTCACTCTCCCGCTCGTCCGATTCGGGGGGTTCGCAGTCGTGGTCGTCTTTGGTCTCGGTGCAGTGGGTGCTGCTGGGGCGTATCTCGTCTCTTACGTTGCTGCTGGCGCTGTAAGCATCTGGTACATCGCTAAACGCACACCTCTGTTCTCTTTTGGGACCGAGTACGTCCCGAAAGGTCGGACGCTGTTGCGGTTCTCTATTCCGGTAGCACTCTCTTCGGTAGTGAGTTTGGTATATCACGATATAGATACCGTGTTGCTTGGTTACTACATGTCGGCTAATGAAGTCGGGATATACAACGTCGTTTATCCGCTCGGCCAGTTGCTGCTCATCGGACTCCAAGCGATCGGATTCGTGTTCATGCCGGTTCTCTCTCGACTCCACAGCGCCGGCGCACAACGCGATATGGAACAGCTATATCAGACGATCGTCAAGTGGATATTTACCGGTACGCTTCCGCTCTTTCTCGTCATTGCGCTGTTCCCGGAGATGACGCTGCTAATCACTTTCGGGGAAGAGTATCTACCTGGTGCAGCCTCGTTATCCGTTCTTTCGGTCGGGTTCCTCGTTCACGCGACTGCTGGACCGACTTCCAATATCTTGACGTCTACTGGCGAGACGAGACTGCTACTCTACAACTCGATTGCGACGGCCGTGCTCAATCTCCTATTGAACGTCCTCCTCATCCCCCAGTATTCGTACCTTGGCGCCGCTATCGCGACCGTCTGCTCGTACCTGCTCTTGAACCTCCTCAACTCTATCCAAGTGTATCGGACGTCCAATATTCACCCGATATCGTACGAGTTCGTCGTGCCAAGTGCTATCGGAACCGTGATCGCGGGCGTGATCTACGTTGTGACATCGTCGCTATCGAATGTGACTGTCCCAGTCCTCGTGGCCGCGTTCATCGTGTTCATCGCGCTCTACGCGGTCGCCGTTGTTCGGTTCGGCATCCGGGAGAACGAGATCGAACTCGTCCTGCACCTCGAGGAAACACACGACCTCGACTTGGGTCCATTCAAAAAGATAGCGAACGCTGTAATGAAGACGTAG
- the aglJ gene encoding S-layer glycoprotein N-glycosyltransferase AglJ → MTDDVCVLLPTYDEAATVADVVSDFRRHGFEDVLVIDGGSTDETRTLASEAGARVEIQSGTGKGQAVREAVAEHVDAPYVLMADADGTYEAADAEAMLDPLRDGTAEHVIGDRFANMHEDAMTGLNRVGNTVFNSLFGLIHGASYGDILSGYRAFTVESFRRLRLTADGFGIETEMAVECARHGVRTTVVPITYLPRPDGSDTNLHPFKDGGIILMAIYRQAKTSNPLFYFGSAGGVSGLAGTALAAYVAYDWFANGISHNVLAIVAGVGVILGVQLLIFGVLSDLLVTLHAETLDRVERLEAEASPERRSSGSEGQQRADPPEQ, encoded by the coding sequence ATGACCGACGACGTCTGCGTCCTCCTCCCCACGTACGACGAAGCCGCCACCGTCGCGGACGTCGTCAGCGACTTCCGCCGCCACGGGTTCGAGGACGTGCTCGTGATCGACGGCGGGTCGACCGACGAGACGCGGACGCTCGCGAGCGAGGCCGGCGCACGCGTCGAGATCCAGTCCGGGACGGGCAAGGGGCAGGCGGTCCGCGAAGCCGTCGCCGAGCACGTCGACGCGCCGTACGTGCTGATGGCCGACGCCGACGGGACGTACGAGGCGGCCGACGCCGAGGCGATGCTCGACCCCCTCCGGGACGGCACCGCAGAGCACGTGATCGGCGACCGCTTCGCGAACATGCACGAGGACGCGATGACGGGGCTGAACCGCGTCGGCAACACGGTATTCAACAGCCTGTTCGGGCTGATCCACGGCGCCAGCTACGGCGACATCCTCTCGGGGTACCGGGCGTTCACCGTCGAGTCGTTCCGCCGGCTCAGACTGACCGCCGACGGCTTCGGGATCGAGACGGAGATGGCCGTCGAGTGCGCACGCCACGGCGTCCGGACCACCGTCGTCCCGATCACCTACCTGCCGCGGCCCGACGGGTCGGACACGAACCTCCACCCGTTCAAGGACGGCGGGATCATCCTGATGGCGATCTACCGGCAGGCGAAGACCTCGAACCCGCTGTTCTACTTCGGCAGCGCCGGGGGTGTCTCCGGGCTGGCGGGGACCGCGCTCGCGGCGTACGTGGCGTACGACTGGTTCGCGAACGGGATCTCCCACAACGTCCTCGCGATCGTCGCCGGTGTCGGGGTGATCCTCGGCGTCCAGTTGCTCATCTTCGGGGTGCTGTCGGACCTGCTCGTCACCCTCCACGCGGAGACGCTCGATCGGGTCGAGCGATTGGAAGCGGAGGCGTCGCCGGAACGGCGGTCGTCCGGGTCAGAAGGGCAACAGCGTGCGGACCCGCCCGAGCAGTGA
- a CDS encoding ribbon-helix-helix domain-containing protein — protein sequence MTDYTTVSIPKDLAERVEETIEGTSFSSTSDLVRFLLRSIVIQHQKQGSLSEAEFEEIADQLRDLGYLQ from the coding sequence GTGACCGACTACACCACAGTCTCCATCCCGAAGGACCTCGCCGAACGCGTCGAGGAGACCATCGAGGGGACGAGCTTCTCGTCCACATCGGACCTGGTCCGGTTCCTGCTGCGCAGCATCGTGATCCAACACCAGAAGCAGGGGTCGCTCTCGGAGGCGGAGTTCGAGGAGATCGCCGACCAGCTTCGCGACCTCGGCTACCTCCAGTAG
- a CDS encoding VOC family protein, protein MPADTEPAAESAATDDEGAPAPSAPDDPAPALASLALEVTDLAGATAWYADTFGLVPTRRSATEAAFDVGGTEFVLRRPTTVPRGGLHTHFAFEVPGREYPAWRARFPDAPEVDFGSFRSLYLEDDDGHAPEVGGTAPADAGTGLVGVFEVVLEVANVDLASECWSALGFATVDRGDERRRIRMRGPTGADRQFDVELWEPQLGLADARGGVHVDLAVRLRDPAARAKHAFGDLPSVTVRESPDGSVELYDPDGHHLVLLPATDAEERR, encoded by the coding sequence ATGCCCGCGGACACCGAGCCGGCCGCCGAGTCGGCCGCGACCGACGACGAGGGGGCGCCGGCGCCGAGCGCCCCGGACGACCCCGCCCCGGCGCTGGCGTCGCTCGCGCTGGAAGTGACGGATCTGGCCGGAGCGACGGCGTGGTACGCCGACACGTTCGGACTGGTGCCGACACGACGGAGCGCCACCGAAGCGGCGTTCGACGTCGGCGGCACCGAGTTCGTCCTGCGCCGCCCCACCACGGTCCCGCGGGGCGGGCTACACACCCACTTCGCGTTCGAGGTGCCCGGTCGGGAGTACCCCGCGTGGCGTGCGCGCTTCCCCGATGCCCCGGAGGTCGACTTCGGCTCCTTCCGCTCGCTGTACTTGGAGGACGACGACGGCCACGCGCCCGAGGTGGGCGGGACGGCGCCCGCCGACGCCGGCACCGGGCTGGTCGGCGTGTTCGAGGTCGTGTTGGAGGTGGCGAACGTCGACCTCGCGAGCGAGTGTTGGTCGGCGCTCGGCTTCGCGACGGTCGACCGGGGCGACGAGCGCCGCCGGATCCGGATGCGCGGCCCGACGGGCGCCGACCGCCAGTTCGACGTCGAGCTGTGGGAGCCGCAGTTGGGGCTGGCGGACGCCCGCGGCGGCGTCCACGTCGACCTCGCGGTCCGGCTGCGCGACCCCGCCGCCCGCGCCAAGCACGCCTTCGGCGACCTCCCCTCCGTGACGGTGCGGGAGTCGCCGGACGGCTCGGTCGAACTGTACGACCCCGACGGTCACCACCTCGTGTTGCTGCCCGCGACGGACGCCGAGGAACGGCGATGA
- a CDS encoding cupin domain-containing protein translates to MSDEAESEPAPSDSGYGYRRVAVDDVANTPNPTRAKRELDEALGVSLFGCNYYEADPGERVPWGYHRHPSHEELFFVIAGELAVDTPDGEFRVVADEAFFVPADAPSRAVAVGDEPCRFLAVGAPKDADEAVIEEACPACGDATDREYRVEAVGEGDAPDAEEYVLLCADCGAATNRFSG, encoded by the coding sequence ATGAGCGACGAGGCAGAGAGCGAGCCGGCGCCGAGCGACTCGGGCTACGGCTACCGGCGGGTCGCCGTCGACGACGTGGCGAACACGCCGAACCCGACGCGGGCGAAGCGGGAACTCGACGAGGCGCTCGGCGTCTCGCTGTTCGGCTGCAACTACTACGAGGCGGACCCGGGCGAACGGGTCCCGTGGGGGTACCACCGCCACCCGAGCCACGAGGAGCTGTTCTTCGTGATCGCCGGCGAGCTGGCGGTCGACACCCCGGACGGCGAGTTCCGTGTCGTCGCCGACGAGGCGTTCTTCGTCCCCGCGGACGCCCCCAGCCGCGCGGTCGCCGTCGGCGACGAGCCGTGTCGGTTCCTCGCGGTCGGCGCCCCGAAGGACGCGGACGAAGCGGTGATCGAGGAGGCGTGTCCGGCATGCGGGGACGCGACCGACCGCGAGTACCGCGTCGAGGCTGTCGGCGAGGGCGACGCTCCCGACGCCGAGGAGTACGTGTTGCTGTGTGCCGACTGCGGCGCGGCGACGAACCGGTTCTCCGGGTAG
- a CDS encoding cupin domain-containing protein yields MADDGTRSGREGDGIGDGSGAVADATDEWMDGAGGDAAYRRLDVDGWGDGPDPDRVKRVLDAALGTAPYEFDLREVAPGERLPEPGDRPTGARELVFVLAGALSVEVDEETRRVGPNEAVLVPPDASPRPVAAGDDPCRFLALGAP; encoded by the coding sequence ATGGCCGACGACGGGACACGAAGCGGACGGGAGGGTGACGGCATCGGGGACGGATCGGGCGCGGTCGCCGACGCGACCGACGAGTGGATGGACGGCGCCGGCGGCGACGCGGCGTACCGCCGGCTCGACGTCGACGGGTGGGGCGACGGCCCGGACCCCGACCGCGTGAAACGCGTCCTCGACGCCGCGCTCGGGACGGCCCCCTACGAGTTCGACCTCCGGGAGGTCGCCCCGGGCGAGCGGCTCCCCGAGCCGGGCGACCGGCCGACGGGCGCGCGCGAGCTGGTGTTCGTCCTCGCCGGCGCACTCAGCGTCGAAGTCGACGAGGAGACGCGTCGGGTCGGCCCGAACGAGGCGGTGTTGGTGCCGCCGGACGCGTCGCCGCGACCCGTCGCCGCCGGCGACGACCCGTGCCGGTTCCTCGCGCTCGGCGCGCCCTGA
- a CDS encoding DUF5779 family protein — translation MSDFGLDLRDAEEFIESEGTVGEVVLGVLDGETEPEHWIRNVEYGNVLVLAVEGDLNDLASGFAREVNDMGGELTHFRGFLIVSPPNVGIDTERLN, via the coding sequence ATGAGCGATTTCGGGCTCGACCTCCGTGACGCGGAGGAGTTCATCGAGTCGGAGGGGACGGTGGGGGAGGTGGTCCTGGGGGTGCTCGACGGGGAGACCGAGCCCGAGCACTGGATCCGAAACGTCGAGTACGGGAACGTGCTCGTGCTGGCGGTCGAGGGAGACCTGAACGACCTCGCGAGCGGGTTCGCGCGCGAGGTCAACGACATGGGGGGTGAACTGACGCACTTCCGCGGCTTCCTCATCGTCTCGCCGCCGAACGTCGGCATCGACACCGAGCGACTGAACTGA